DNA from Helicoverpa zea isolate HzStark_Cry1AcR chromosome 5, ilHelZeax1.1, whole genome shotgun sequence:
TGGTTCTGGTAGAGAACGCCAATCTCGTGTTTCAATCAGTACACGCTCTAAAAGAGTGAAAGTAATAGGGTCTCGAGTACAAACTAAACATAGATCTTCAAACAAATCCGAGTCTTCAAtgacaaacatttttaaaccaAAATCTTTGACTAAAGTTACATCCATAACAGCAGAATTGCAAGCAAAGAGAATTCAATTTCCTAAACCACGTGGTATATTGAAGCAAACCACGATTCAAGAAAGAACTCATAAAATATATCCTCCTAAACGAACAGATTTTTATGTACATCGTAATAAGAAGCAAGGTTTACCCGCATCCAAATTGAACAAGTTAGCTACTAAATCTTCGTCCTCAATGACAACAATCCTCAGAAGACGAACCCTGTACTCCGTTTCAAAATcggaaataaaactaaaaccaCCTTCACCAAAACTGCGGCCAATGACACCTGTTCCTAAAGTTTCAAAGGCTAAAGTTGcaaaaccaaaattattatTGGAAGAAAAGGCAATGAAAAAAAGTCATGATAAAGATAAAGAGCAAATAACGTCTAAATCTACATTGGGACACGCTCTTTGTGAGTGCCAACCGTCTACTAAATCGTTTTCAACAATGACAACTATTTCTAAATTGAAGGTCTTATCGACAGATGGGGAATTAAAAGAaaaaggtttaaataaaacaggtcgTCACAGGCAGCGTAAAGACAACAATTGGTATACTCGTGAAAAGAAACCAGTCAAATATCCACGAAATTCATCATCAAAATCTTTGTTTTCAATAACTTTATCAAAACCTAAACTTCAGATGAAAGATACTATAAAATCCCCAAAACGTCTCAAACAGGGAAAAAATGTTATATTGATTCGTCACAAACCAAGACAAAAGAATCTTGCAAATAATGAAACCAAAGGACCTGAATCTGGAAAAAAACCAGCTAAATCAAGTTCATCACAAAATTTTGCAATAGAGCTTTCTAAAACACGAAAGCCACTATTACCGATCCTATCGCAGCACAAAAAAAGCGGTTCATCTAAAAGCAGCCAAGACAGTAAAATGTCTTATTTGCATGAATCGATTAGCCAGGCATTTAAACCTCATCTCGGATCAGTTTTGCCATTTCCAAGAGAATGTGAACCATCAATGTGTATACCTTATGAATGTGACCCTGAAAACTGTGCCCGAATATTACTGTCCCAATCCAAACCTCAAAGAAGATCAGTAACGTCAAGCACGGATCATTTAAAACTTAAATCAGTAGGCAGTACCGCGTTTTCTCAGAAAACGAGCCCtaaatcaaaatatatagtATCGAAGAGTACTGAGACTTTTACAGGAAAAGTTAAAGGCGTTTCAAAACATCCGCCTCCTCAATCAGTTGAAAGAAATGTACGCGCAGAAAACTCCCATCCGCAAAGACAAGCTGTAAGAATTTCATCAAATTTCAGttttgatattgaattttataaagACAAATCTCCCAGTTGGAAAGCTGATGGAACACAAGTTCTTTTACCTAAATCCCGAAAGAAAAATAAGCACACAGATTATCGTAGAAAATACAGAGAACGAGGCCATGGAACGAGTGACTCTCATTCCCGACATAACACATCATCTCAATCAAGGTCATCGCaatctttgaaaaaaatacaagttgGTCATAGATTAAAGCGGTGTTTTTGTACTTTAAGACTTTCACAAACGAAAACACCAAAATTTAACTTAGTTTCTAGAAAGACTATGGCATCATTTCGCATTAGAGGCTCAGATAACACGCCTGGTAAAAAACAAACTCAAACTATATCATCAGGAATTAAATATCGTTTGACACCTGCTACATCGCATCGGTCGCTCCTACCGTACGAGTGTGAGCCTTACTTCTGTACACCCGGTGAATGCAATCCGTACGACTGTGCAGAAAGAATAAAAGAGCGTAACCGAAAAGAAGCTCTTCGTTTTTCTAAAGACACTAACACCATGGTtgctaaaaaaaaatctatttcaaCATTTGCATCCCAACCTTCAACTAAATCGTTTTCAAAAGGAATTccgtacaaaataaacaaacccaAAAAAATTAAGTCGAGATATTCCTATTCATCAAAAGAGGAATCTAAAGTCTCATCTGGGAAAATAGCCAAGCAAGGGGTGCGTATCGGGTCAAGTTTTACTTTTGATATTGAGTTATCAAAAAGAAAAGATATTCAACCTAATTTACATGAGCAAGAGAGCGTCAAAGggatgaaaaaagaaaaaaagcctCTGCAACACAAAGGAATATACATTCGTCACGAGAAGTCAGGAAAAAATAAGCCTGTAAAAACTAAGCAAACCTACACTGAACCCTTTTTACGGAAATGTTTTTGCACTCTCGGATTACTCAAAAAAAgcaagaagaaagaagaaactGCACGATTGCACAATGAATACGTGTACGTGCATAAAACTTTTACAACAAACAGAGCAGATATTCGCTATAATTACGAGAGATCAAAGATTCTGCCTTTCGAATACAAGTTTACTCCTGCTGAACGTGATattaactttcaaaataaatgttcaaacACGGCTAATCTAGCAACTCAGCCAACGTTAAGGAATGTGACACAAACAATGAATTCCTCAAAAACTCAGTATACGCCGTCGAAAGCTCGTAACAAAATGAATATTGTATCAagccaatcaaaacaaaaagccTTGCGAGTTGGATCCACTTATAGCTTTAGTATTGACTCGTTAAAGGAAAAATCACCTCAAAACAGCAAAAATAGGAAAAAAGCTACTAAAGACAAAAATCAGGCCTATGATGATAAAAGAATCAGACTAGAGACTATAGGATCTGAAGAGTTTGCGCAAATCCAACATGTAGCAACAGATATAGAACAAAAACCGAAGAAAAAGGGAAATAGCTTAGCAACTGctataaaaaaatgcttttgtgCATTCAAGTTTCCTAGTAATAGCAGTGcaaaacagcaaaataaaaataacttaagctATGGTCACACAAAGACCTCGCATCCTTTGTCAAATCCTCTAATTGAATTCAAAGGTACAAGAAAAAATTGCCAATTACCTAATCCACACATATATGAGCCCCTACATTATTTGAAAGGTGATGAGTTGGCACGTCATTTCTGCGTTCCCAAAATGTTTGATTCTTACAATTGCTACGAAGAAGAACTTAAACGGCCCGAGATAAAACGATCTTGTGATCGCTACGTCAATGgtgaaaaacaaagaaaatcctTTATGAGAACTACTAACTCGTTCAATGGTAGTTCGAAGTCTAAAAGTAATCAATCCAGACTATTACAACGAACCTctacaaaagaaaagaaaatgagAGACCCACAAAAAGACACGGGGCCTAGCTGTTTCCTCTCGCCGTCACGTGATGCTTGTTTTGTCCGATCTATACACAACATAGGAAATAGCATTCGAGCGGATAAGCATAAGTCTGTAAGTAAAACGTCCACAGCAAACAAAATGAAGAGCACTAATGATAAACAAATAGCTTTAAGAAATAGCTTTATACAATCAGAAAAAGTGAGGAAAGAAGGCAAAGCATCAAACATAGGTTACTTACTTAAGAGGTGTTTTTGTACTCTTGGTCTTCAAAAGAAAAATGCTACTGCGAAGACGCAATTGCTGAAATTTGATATTCAGAAAAATCTGCCCTTAACAAGTCAATTTGTTCATATATTACCATCAAACGAAAATAGTAATGTAAagaatgttacaaaaataaactgccCCGCTCTTGATGAAAGATACGGAGGAATACCCTTAGAATTTAAATTACCAAATGATCCTTTAaaagattatatttttgggCATCAAAATGGTAAAAAGAATATGTTTAAAAACAGTACTTCATTTGAAAAACGTTTGAAATCTGgtgttaatttaaattttaatgaatatcaAGTTGGATATTTCATTAATACGCGAAAGCTGAGTCCGTTTTATCAGTCATTTTATGCGTTAAATTTAAACGTACCTAATAACATACCGAAGAGAGGATATGTTCTGGAGGACAACGAATGCGAACCTGGATTTTGTATACCATACCAATGTGATCCCGTTGAATGTTTAAAGAGAATTAATAGTCGTCTAAAAACATCTAAGCTATCTGGAACTAATCGTCAAGAATCCAAGTCAGTTGAATTTAATGGAAAATATAAagaattgaaaaacaaaatagccACACCACGTAGAAGGAAGTCTCACTTCGGTAAATATCAAGGAAGTCCTACAATTATAGGATCAAATGTTAGTGTTAATATGGGAGTTTACAAATATACTAACCCACAATTaagtaacaaacaaatgttaggAACATCTTTACATccaattacggaaaaaaataaGCAATATTCTCGCCACGGTATTCGTATGAGATCAGATGCCCGAGTTGCAATGTCAttgtataaacaaaagaaacaaagaaatgACGGTGCCACGTCATCCTCAAGACCGAAACATTGTAGAGCCATAGCTTCTCAATGTACTCAAAGGCAACTTAAACACTCCGAGGCACAAATCAGTTATCAAGGTATAAGTAAAGGTACAGGAATATCCCATTTTTTATCAAGATGTTTTTGCACGTccaaattgaaaaatgaaagtcaaagaatacctgaaaaaagaaaaaagggtGGCAAAGACAAAACCAAAAATACTCCAGAGAATAAAGAGACAAAACCGAAGAAGCttaaaaagcacaaaaaaaCTGCCTTGTCTGAGAACTCCCAGACAggtcaacaaaaatataaaaagctatGTAAAGGATTCGAATGCGGAGGGATATCGATTAATAAACCATGTCGTCATAGTATTGGTCCATTATATCCAAAATTTAAATCTACGGCAAGTCTGAggtcaagaaaaaatattaaatccagGTCTTTTCAGTCTAAGGGTAAAGATTGGTCATCTCCGTCTAACTGCTGCGTTCAAAAGCAACTCCATTATGGAGACAATTCATTAAGACAGTCTCGTAATGTGACGTTTGGCTCAAACATACATTTTGGTATGGAATTCTACAAAGATCGATCTCAGGGTAAAGGAGACCAAGTGAAATACGGTAATTGTTGCATTGTTAAGTATTTAATACTCATACATAGGAAATACTATAGTATGTAACTAGCTGTTTGATTATGCTCCGGGAGACCTAATTCTcgtacatggataaaaagtttcAAAAAGCATCCATTGTAACGGGCTGATTATTGTACTGAGTATCATATTTTCTTAATATCTGTAACCTACTCAACACTTTGAAGATTAATTTTACCTTAATGCTCCTCTGCATCCCAAACATCATCTCAATCAGTTAAAATGTTGTTagtgtgatttatttattagcaaaCTAGTTTCCGcccatggtttcacccgcgtctcgcgATAACTGCATCCCGTAGCCGAAgtgtgacaaaaactatcctatttcTTTCATCTCCCCTCTAATTTGCAGTTAAATTGATCCAGCCATTCACACGAGGTAATAGGGTTATAGGGGCAAGGGATATATGGatcaatttaaatatatatagattacttcacttacacatttataatattaataaggatcAAAGACTGACAGTATGTACAAATTATACTATTCATTTTACAGGTCCAAAAGCAGAAATCTGTAAGATCAAAAACCCAAAAACAAAAACCTCTAAAGGCGAAAACTCACCAACAGGTCAAGGATATTATGGAAGCTTGTTGCATCCTTACCAATGCGAAATTAACACGTGTATACCAAGCAAATGCTCCCCGGTTCAATTTGAAAAGCTTATCAATAAACGTCGGTTAAgatcaaaaaatacaaaagtaaacaATGATATAAATGCACCATCCGTACCATCTGTCTTCACTGATAAAGgtataataaattcaaatcatcatcatccaaaaattttcacagattgtTACCGACATAATTGTGTTGAAAATGTTACAGAATTGGGGATTATTCAGCCGTTCATGAGTAAAACGTCCAAGACAGGCAAATATACTACTTCATCATCAACACAAAATTACGAAGACAAATCGATATTAACTAATAGGCAAAATAAATCAGTTTTGAAATGCTTCTGTGTTTTAACGCAGAGAACATGTCATCCGACATGCCAAATTCTGCAACAAGAAAAGTGCACGAACACGAAATGCAAGAAAGCgaatttaaataactttgtagACAAATGCTTGTGTACTTTAAAACATTTGAAAGGAAATAAACATTTAGCGCTAAAACCAAGTACAGAACAAATTGCAACTATACCAATGAAAACAGGTATAAAATTTGAAAAGAAAGTGAAAACTCAGCAAACATCTACGCTAGACAGGGAAATGGAAACTATAATGCCTTATTCAAAGAAAAAGTTCAAAAAACTTGAAAGTAAAACGAAACTTAAACAAGAAGCAATGATGAACTACAGAGGTGGAATTGGTGATCGAAATTCCCCAAAAGTTGTCCAGTTTTGTCCAGTGTGCAAAAATCTGACGACCCAACAATCAAGCAAACAATCCCGCAACACTTGTCGCTGCTCACGTAAGAACTGTTTGTGCTTTGAAGGAGAGGGAGAGAGGAGAGGAAAAGAGAGAGGGGAGGGAGGAGGGGATCAAGATCAAACATTATGCCCTGTGTGCTTTCCTAAAGCGTCTGGAAAACACAATAAGAAAGCAAAGAAATATAAAGGCACTCTGCAAGATGAAGAACAATGCCCGAAGTCAGAATGCCCATGTTGCAAAAGAGTTTTAAGCCTCGAAACTATCACGAAATTACCtcaaaacgtcaaaaaatgcgtaaagaacaaaatatgtagttttttcaCATGTAACAACAAagcaattaaaaacattgattcAGATCCACTATTTGAATTGTTAGTCAACAAACACAATATGAATATACTGAACAGAgatgaagtacttaaaaatttaGGCTCAAGTGGTAAGGAGTCTAAAGCTATGAAGAAAGCACGTAAAGGTATATTCACTTACTTATattttaggatattttttttagttggtCGATTATCTTAAGTGATTTTCAAGAAGCTCAATGACCGAGAGAAATTTTCATATAGCagaaaattgaaaaatcttTAGGTTCAGATCCATTTCTGAACATTTTCTTAAACATTTAGTTCTGACAAAACAAATAAGAAACCAACGAAAGATACAGAGTTTTGCTTCAAAAGATGTATTTTCTTATCTTTGTTTGACTCTCAATCTTTGTTTCGTtatattttagtaaatatttaatattttgttaacaaaatttTTTTGCCAATCTAAAATGCGGATTAGTTACATACGATCACTGGTATTTACCCATGTCGTCACGCCTATTGTTAACATTCTTgctaattgatttttttttcgatacAGCTGAACTGTTAGCATATTaccataattttgtataaaaatttaattgaatttattttagctATCGAAAAAGGAGAAATCTCGTCACCGCTTATGAAAATGATAATAGACAAACAGAGCGCAAGAATAATTAACAGGGATGATATtattaatcaaattaataaaCAGAAGCGGGGAAAGGCTAAGGAGCAGGCGAAAATCGCAGCGCTATTAGGATTAGATACTTATCCTCAAAGTGAACGCAAAATCTCTGCAATGACTCATGGCAGCAAATGTAAATGCTGTGTATGTGCCAAAAACAGGAAAAAGAACATCAAGAAAGGTACAGCTAAACCGAAACCGAAGGCTCGTAAGTTAAAACCTTGCATTTGCGGAAGCGTCATTTGTAAAAGGAAttggcaaaaattaaaaagagaagAAAGATCAATCAagagcttaaaaataaaaccttgtgTTTGCGGGAGTGACATATGTAAACAGGAGGCACAAAAAATGCCAGAAGTGTTATTACAGGCTGCGCGGCGAGCTCAAGAAGACAAGGAAAGGGTAGAACAAGCTACAATTAAAGAGAAGAAATACCAAAAAGGAAGAGGGGAGCGTAAAAAGTTGCATGCCAAAGAAGATAAAAAGCTTCTCAAGAAAAGGAAGAAAGAAGACAAGCGTGAAATGAAATTAGTAAAGAATTATGAAAATCCGTCAAGTGTACTTATGGTGGCAGAATCATTGGTCGATTTAGGCAGTTTAGGCGCAAAAGTGTTTTGTGACGTTATGAAATCGGCAGTTAGAGTAGCGAAACATCCAAGAGATGGCGTGTATCATATAAAAGATGCAGTTCGGGATCCAAGTCGTGCAGCCAAAAAATTTAGGAAAAGTCTAAAAGGAATGGGCTTATTCTCCACGTTCGCTCGAATAAAACGTAGATTGATAAAGATGCCAGTAACTAAGGGCGCTATAAGTAAACTAGAATCTGTTC
Protein-coding regions in this window:
- the LOC124630548 gene encoding uncharacterized protein LOC124630548 — protein: MVAKKKSISTFASQPSTKSFSKGIPYKINKPKKIKSRYSYSSKEESKVSSGKIAKQGVRIGSSFTFDIELSKRKDIQPNLHEQESVKGMKKEKKPLQHKGIYIRHEKSGKNKPVKTKQTYTEPFLRKCFCTLGLLKKSKKKEETARLHNEYVYVHKTFTTNRADIRYNYERSKILPFEYKFTPAERDINFQNKCSNTANLATQPTLRNVTQTMNSSKTQYTPSKARNKMNIVSSQSKQKALRVGSTYSFSIDSLKEKSPQNSKNRKKATKDKNQAYDDKRIRLETIGSEEFAQIQHVATDIEQKPKKKGNSLATAIKKCFCAFKFPSNSSAKQQNKNNLSYGHTKTSHPLSNPLIEFKGTRKNCQLPNPHIYEPLHYLKGDELARHFCVPKMFDSYNCYEEELKRPEIKRSCDRYVNGEKQRKSFMRTTNSFNGSSKSKSNQSRLLQRTSTKEKKMRDPQKDTGPSCFLSPSRDACFVRSIHNIGNSIRADKHKSVSKTSTANKMKSTNDKQIALRNSFIQSEKVRKEGKASNIGYLLKRCFCTLGLQKKNATAKTQLLKFDIQKNLPLTSQFVHILPSNENSNVKNVTKINCPALDERYGGIPLEFKLPNDPLKDYIFGHQNGKKNMFKNSTSFEKRLKSGVNLNFNEYQVGYFINTRKLSPFYQSFYALNLNVPNNIPKRGYVLEDNECEPGFCIPYQCDPVECLKRINSRLKTSKLSGTNRQESKSVEFNGKYKELKNKIATPRRRKSHFGKYQGSPTIIGSNVSVNMGVYKYTNPQLSNKQMLGTSLHPITEKNKQYSRHGIRMRSDARVAMSLYKQKKQRNDGATSSSRPKHCRAIASQCTQRQLKHSEAQISYQGISKGTGISHFLSRCFCTSKLKNESQRIPEKRKKGGKDKTKNTPENKETKPKKLKKHKKTALSENSQTGQQKYKKLCKGFECGGISINKPCRHSIGPLYPKFKSTASLRSRKNIKSRSFQSKGKDWSSPSNCCVQKQLHYGDNSLRQSRNVTFGSNIHFGMEFYKDRSQGKGDQVKYGPKAEICKIKNPKTKTSKGENSPTGQGYYGSLLHPYQCEINTCIPSKCSPVQFEKLINKRRLRSKNTKVNNDINAPSVPSVFTDKELGIIQPFMSKTSKTGKYTTSSSTQNYEDKSILTNRQNKSVLKCFCVLTQRTCHPTCQILQQEKCTNTKCKKANLNNFVDKCLCTLKHLKGNKHLALKPSTEQIATIPMKTGIKFEKKVKTQQTSTLDREMETIMPYSKKKFKKLESKTKLKQEAMMNYRGGIGDRNSPKVVQFCPVCKNLTTQQSSKQSRNTCRCSRKNCLCFEGEGERRGKERGEGGGDQDQTLCPVCFPKASGKHNKKAKKYKGTLQDEEQCPKSECPCCKRVLSLETITKLPQNVKKCVKNKICSFFTCNNKAIKNIDSDPLFELLVNKHNMNILNRDEVLKNLGSSGKESKAMKKARKAIEKGEISSPLMKMIIDKQSARIINRDDIINQINKQKRGKAKEQAKIAALLGLDTYPQSERKISAMTHGSKCKCCVCAKNRKKNIKKGTAKPKPKARKLKPCICGSVICKRNWQKLKREERSIKSLKIKPCVCGSDICKQEAQKMPEVLLQAARRAQEDKERVEQATIKEKKYQKGRGERKKLHAKEDKKLLKKRKKEDKREMKLVKNYENPSSVLMVAESLVDLGSLGAKVFCDVMKSAVRVAKHPRDGVYHIKDAVRDPSRAAKKFRKSLKGMGLFSTFARIKRRLIKMPVTKGAISKLESVPVTNYLVHMADKDPKQRVNKFKKKRYREPVDFQCSLFMATLKKKPCLKIYYMCPWFYPHCLGLLKIWQQFIDIVIFALAVVVWSPCILTMEVLRYLMCFLFCSA